The following proteins are encoded in a genomic region of Heliangelus exortis chromosome 7, bHelExo1.hap1, whole genome shotgun sequence:
- the NEUROG3 gene encoding neurogenin-3, with amino-acid sequence MAPQSDRSPAERQPYFGGAEDSPSAGGGDSAGSRVASPARTTLAPREASARRKGKARRGRGKARNEGLLSKQKRSRRMKANDRERNRMHHLNSALDALRSVLPTFPDDAKLTKIETLRFAHNYIWALTQSLLLAEQGLPEAPPPPPPPTAAASSPGPWDSPCPAAPPPPALLCGPAAFPAFL; translated from the coding sequence ATGGCCCCACAGAGCGACCGGTCGCCGGCCGAAAGGCAGCCCTATTTCGGCGGCGCCGAGGACTCTCCCTCCGCGGGCGGCGGAGATTCCGCAGGCAGCCGAGTCGCCTCGCCGGCCCGCACCACCTTGGCCCCTCGGGAGGCTTCTGCCCGCAGGAAGGGGAAAGCGCGGCGGGGCCGCGGCAAAGCGCGGAACGAGGGGCTGCTCAGCAAGCAGAAAAGGAGCCGGCGGATGAAGGCTAACGACCGAGAGAGGAACCGCATGCACCACCTCAACTCCGCCCTGGACGCGCTCCGCAGCGTCCTGCCCACCTTCCCCGACGACGCCAAGCTCACCAAAATCGAGACGCTTCGCTTCGCCCACAACTACATCTGGGCGCTCACCCAGAGCCTCCTCCTGGCCGAGCAGGGCCTGCCCGAAGCACCCCCACCGCCGCCACCTCCCACCGCAGCCGCCTCATCCCCCGGGCCCTGGGACTCTCCCTGCcccgcggccccgccgccccctgccctgctctgcgGCCCCGCAGCCTTCCCCGCCTTCCTCTAA